Proteins from one Desulfitobacterium chlororespirans DSM 11544 genomic window:
- a CDS encoding isocitrate/isopropylmalate family dehydrogenase, whose protein sequence is MKKYNIAVIPLDGVGKEVIPLGAKAMEKAQEILGGFELEFQYYDAGVEYAVKNGRMCQDNLGEEVAKADAMFCGSAGHYDVEMAKTEYPGYKVGMQVLQFLRGGMGNSIGLRPLKLLKGVDCPLKNKEEMDVLLVRQLAEGFYIHPGHMIGDDAAYDTIVVTRKRTEEFAETCFNLARGRDGRRQDGKKMVTLGNKHGNVTSFDFYRKIFTEVSANYPDIELHFTQVDALAEHLIKDPDRFDVIACENMIGDIIGDIGAYITGGMGLTPTADIGGVTPQFRPNHGTFPRAVGKGFANPFASILTGSLLMDTLGNDGGDEALRMGAKLILKAMEHNLLTSGPRTKDMGGSANTLEAADAVLKAMEYIKL, encoded by the coding sequence TTGAAAAAATACAATATAGCCGTTATCCCTTTGGATGGAGTGGGAAAAGAAGTAATCCCCCTGGGCGCAAAAGCGATGGAAAAGGCTCAGGAGATTCTTGGCGGATTTGAACTGGAGTTCCAGTATTATGACGCAGGAGTCGAGTACGCAGTTAAAAACGGCAGGATGTGCCAGGACAACCTGGGGGAAGAGGTGGCAAAGGCCGATGCCATGTTTTGCGGCTCAGCAGGTCACTATGATGTAGAAATGGCAAAGACCGAATATCCGGGCTACAAAGTCGGCATGCAGGTTCTTCAATTTCTACGCGGGGGGATGGGGAACAGTATCGGCCTGCGCCCGCTCAAGCTCTTAAAGGGCGTGGACTGCCCTCTCAAGAATAAAGAGGAGATGGATGTCCTTCTTGTACGTCAGCTGGCGGAAGGATTTTATATCCACCCCGGTCATATGATCGGTGATGATGCTGCTTACGATACCATCGTTGTTACTCGGAAGAGGACTGAAGAATTTGCAGAAACCTGCTTCAATCTTGCCCGGGGGCGCGACGGCCGCCGCCAGGATGGCAAAAAGATGGTAACCCTGGGCAATAAGCATGGAAATGTTACCTCCTTTGATTTCTACCGCAAGATTTTCACGGAAGTCAGCGCCAATTATCCGGACATTGAACTGCACTTCACCCAGGTGGATGCTCTGGCCGAGCATCTGATTAAGGACCCTGACCGCTTCGACGTCATCGCCTGTGAGAATATGATTGGAGATATTATTGGTGATATCGGTGCCTATATTACCGGCGGAATGGGTCTTACTCCCACGGCCGATATCGGCGGGGTGACCCCCCAGTTCCGTCCCAACCATGGTACCTTTCCCAGGGCGGTGGGCAAGGGGTTTGCTAATCCTTTCGCCAGCATACTCACCGGCAGTTTATTGATGGATACCCTTGGCAACGATGGCGGTGACGAGGCCCTGCGCATGGGTGCCAAACTCATACTGAAAGCAATGGAGCACAATCTTTTGACAAGTGGTCCCAGAACCAAAGATATGGGTGGCAGCGCCAACACCTTAGAAGCCGCGGATGCAGTATTAAAGGCGATGGAATATATAAAATTATAA
- a CDS encoding GntR family transcriptional regulator — translation MPIINTQINWRTKTEMIYSTLREAIVSGDIKTGEKIVLSKVASDLGVSPSPVREAIKQLAAEGLIDLTAHTEAVVSRLSEKDFREFTDIRVILESEATKCATKLVTPEFIAKLEDILAKMQECVDQEDSKRYGVLNREFHETIYESCGNEQLTKLIDSITVRTDRARAVFSYDYSRLMESFQEHRDIVEAIKAGQAEKAGDIVATQTRAGLESYLKHSLNQ, via the coding sequence ATGCCAATTATTAATACCCAAATTAATTGGAGAACCAAAACGGAAATGATCTATAGCACCCTTCGGGAAGCTATTGTATCCGGCGATATTAAAACCGGTGAGAAAATTGTCCTGAGTAAAGTGGCCAGCGACCTAGGCGTAAGCCCGAGCCCGGTGCGCGAAGCCATCAAGCAATTAGCGGCGGAAGGCTTAATCGATCTGACCGCCCATACTGAAGCTGTGGTCAGCCGTTTGTCGGAAAAAGATTTCCGGGAATTTACTGACATAAGGGTTATCCTGGAATCTGAAGCAACAAAATGTGCAACCAAACTAGTAACTCCGGAATTTATAGCAAAACTCGAAGATATTTTGGCAAAAATGCAGGAATGCGTGGATCAGGAAGATTCGAAGCGTTATGGTGTATTGAACCGAGAATTTCATGAGACGATTTATGAATCCTGCGGCAATGAGCAGCTGACAAAGCTGATTGACTCCATTACCGTCAGGACGGACCGGGCGCGGGCAGTTTTCAGCTATGACTACTCGCGCTTGATGGAGTCCTTTCAGGAGCATCGGGACATTGTTGAGGCGATCAAAGCCGGCCAGGCAGAGAAGGCAGGGGATATCGTTGCCACTCAAACCCGGGCCGGTTTGGAGTCGTACTTAAAACATTCTCTTAATCAGTAG